From the Amycolatopsis thermoflava N1165 genome, one window contains:
- a CDS encoding enoyl-CoA hydratase/isomerase family protein, producing MRLDLEPTGLAVLTIDAGPLNLYTLELHADFDAALDRLGDARALLIRAEGKIVSGGVDVSLFAAQETPGQAKELFDRMLALPDRIAALEIPTVFAAHGLCLTWAFEVAVACDLILAAERASFGLVEKVVGLTPTMGGTQRLAARAGVGRAAEFVMTGDRYPAAELARWGVVNRVLPDAGFDEAARSFAASLAEGPTRAHAATKKVLSHFANGGVAEANKHITSLAADLYRTEDLRNAVRSFLAEGPGKAKFTGR from the coding sequence GTGCGCCTGGATCTCGAGCCCACCGGACTGGCCGTGCTGACGATCGATGCCGGGCCGCTCAACCTGTACACGCTCGAGCTGCACGCGGACTTCGACGCCGCGCTGGACCGCCTCGGGGATGCGCGGGCGCTGCTGATCCGTGCCGAGGGCAAGATCGTCAGCGGCGGGGTCGACGTGTCGCTGTTCGCCGCGCAGGAGACACCCGGGCAGGCGAAGGAGCTGTTCGACCGGATGCTGGCGCTGCCGGACCGGATCGCGGCGCTGGAGATCCCGACGGTGTTCGCGGCGCACGGGTTGTGCCTGACGTGGGCTTTTGAGGTCGCGGTGGCGTGCGACCTGATCCTCGCGGCGGAGCGGGCGTCGTTCGGCCTGGTCGAGAAGGTCGTCGGCCTGACCCCGACGATGGGCGGCACGCAGCGCCTGGCCGCGCGGGCCGGCGTCGGGCGGGCCGCGGAATTCGTGATGACGGGCGACCGCTACCCGGCGGCCGAGCTGGCGCGGTGGGGCGTGGTGAACCGGGTGCTGCCGGACGCCGGGTTCGACGAGGCCGCCCGGTCCTTCGCGGCATCGCTGGCGGAGGGCCCGACGCGCGCCCACGCGGCGACGAAGAAGGTGCTGTCGCACTTCGCGAACGGCGGCGTCGCCGAGGCGAACAAGCACATCACGTCGCTCGCGGCGGACCTGTACCGCACGGAAGACCTGCGCAACGCGGTGCGGTCTTTCCTGGCGGAGGGGCCAGGGAAGGCGAAGTTCACCGGCCGCTGA
- a CDS encoding phosphosulfolactate synthase: MNTGVTMVIDPGLPTGAFTDLVTSHGDHIDLLKFGWGTALVTRDLHRKVAVLREAGIGCYFGGTLFEHYLVRDRLDDCLAFVDDAGATHIEVSNGTIPLSQHDKAPYVERMTRYRPVLAEVGYKDAGRSACLGPADWVGAITEDLAAGADFVITETRESGRSGLARPDGHVREDVLHAVISAVDHRRLLFEAPTKELQVELIQALGPSVNLGNIATTDVLGVETLRRGLRADTLVQLTPTLKGTVHA, encoded by the coding sequence ATGAACACCGGTGTGACCATGGTGATCGACCCCGGTCTGCCGACCGGTGCGTTCACCGACCTGGTGACCAGCCACGGCGACCACATCGACCTGCTCAAGTTCGGCTGGGGCACCGCACTGGTGACCAGGGACCTGCACCGCAAGGTCGCCGTGCTGCGCGAAGCCGGGATCGGCTGCTACTTCGGCGGCACGCTGTTCGAGCACTACCTGGTGCGCGACCGGCTGGACGACTGCCTCGCGTTCGTCGACGACGCCGGCGCCACGCACATCGAGGTGTCCAACGGAACGATCCCGTTGTCGCAGCACGACAAGGCGCCCTACGTCGAGCGGATGACCCGGTACCGGCCGGTGCTCGCCGAGGTCGGCTACAAGGACGCGGGCCGTTCGGCGTGCCTCGGGCCGGCGGACTGGGTCGGCGCGATCACCGAGGACCTCGCGGCCGGCGCGGACTTCGTGATCACCGAGACGCGCGAGAGCGGCCGCAGCGGCCTGGCCCGGCCGGACGGGCACGTGCGCGAGGACGTGCTGCACGCGGTGATTTCCGCGGTCGACCACCGGCGCCTGCTGTTCGAGGCGCCGACCAAGGAGCTGCAGGTCGAACTGATCCAGGCGCTCGGGCCGTCGGTGAACCTCGGCAACATCGCCACCACCGACGTGCTCGGCGTGGAAACCCTGCGGCGCGGGCTGCGCGCCGACACCCTCGTCCAGCTCACCCCGACCCTGAAGGGAACCGTCCATGCGTGA
- a CDS encoding histidine phosphatase family protein — translation MAVHLVRHGQSAWNVAGRVQGQSPRAGSLTAAGRAQAAALDVTGTVLVSSDLPRARETAEIIAARLGLPVLVDAGLREQRLGALEGRRFAEVQPVIDGLWAHPLRLPPGGGESVADLHLRVRRTLGRLAARHAGEELVVVTHGGPIRVATTGVDPVSGSAVPRVAVGNAAVITVRPGAAV, via the coding sequence ATGGCCGTGCACCTGGTACGGCACGGGCAGAGCGCGTGGAACGTCGCCGGCCGTGTGCAGGGGCAGTCGCCGCGGGCGGGTTCGCTGACCGCGGCGGGGCGGGCGCAGGCGGCCGCGCTGGACGTGACCGGGACGGTGCTCGTGTCGAGCGATCTGCCCAGGGCGCGGGAGACGGCGGAGATCATCGCGGCCCGGCTGGGGTTGCCGGTGCTGGTCGACGCCGGATTGCGGGAGCAGCGGCTCGGCGCGCTGGAGGGCAGGCGGTTCGCCGAGGTGCAGCCGGTGATCGACGGCCTGTGGGCGCACCCGCTGCGGCTGCCGCCCGGTGGCGGGGAGAGCGTGGCCGACCTGCACCTGAGGGTGCGGCGGACGCTGGGCAGGCTGGCGGCGCGGCACGCCGGGGAGGAGCTGGTCGTGGTGACGCACGGCGGCCCGATCCGCGTGGCGACGACCGGGGTGGACCCGGTGTCGGGGTCCGCGGTGCCGCGGGTGGCGGTCGGGAATGCGGCGGTGATCACTGTGCGTCCGGGCGCGGCCGTCTAG
- a CDS encoding acyltransferase, translated as MSRRGEHLHYVDLVRVLTVGLVIGLHVLALAPFAPGVPIGGLIVVFHVSREVFFLLTAFVLTYSTARKPRWREFWRRRYLFVVVPYLLWTVVYFLADGGPYSAVAFFSELLTGTARYHLYFLLVSMQIYLVWPAVRGLIAVTRRYHWALLAFAVAFQLVFSLAVQQQWNLGGLSGWVHAPDAWLPSYLGYVLVGALAGTHRERLVAWTRAHVRVVLGGCAAALALGVAVYLGQVYLAGQPPLVASIVFQPVVAVESFAVAWAFLAFGLVWTERGTPWCGVVRATSDASFGVYLIHPLLLQGLLLAVAAAGPAQPPDAVLLPVLVLAVVPLVYSVSGLVTALARRTPASLALTGRARVRARVPAPALVPTGGTR; from the coding sequence GTGAGCCGGCGCGGCGAGCACCTGCACTACGTCGACCTGGTGCGCGTCCTGACCGTCGGGCTGGTGATCGGCCTGCACGTGCTGGCGCTGGCGCCGTTCGCACCGGGGGTGCCGATCGGCGGACTGATCGTCGTCTTCCACGTCAGCCGCGAGGTGTTCTTCCTGCTGACCGCGTTCGTGCTCACCTACAGCACGGCGCGCAAGCCGCGGTGGCGCGAGTTCTGGCGACGGCGCTACCTGTTCGTCGTCGTGCCGTATCTGCTGTGGACGGTCGTCTACTTCCTCGCGGACGGCGGGCCGTACTCGGCGGTGGCGTTCTTCAGCGAGCTGCTGACCGGGACCGCGCGCTACCACCTGTACTTCCTGCTGGTGTCGATGCAGATCTACCTGGTGTGGCCGGCGGTCCGGGGGCTGATCGCGGTGACCCGGCGGTACCACTGGGCGCTGCTGGCCTTCGCGGTGGCGTTCCAGCTGGTGTTCTCGCTCGCCGTGCAGCAGCAGTGGAACCTCGGCGGGTTGTCCGGGTGGGTGCACGCGCCGGACGCCTGGCTGCCCAGCTACCTCGGCTACGTGCTGGTCGGCGCGCTGGCCGGGACGCACCGGGAACGGCTTGTGGCGTGGACCCGCGCGCACGTGCGGGTGGTCCTCGGCGGGTGCGCGGCGGCGCTGGCGCTCGGCGTGGCTGTCTACTTAGGACAGGTCTACCTGGCCGGGCAACCGCCGCTGGTGGCGAGCATCGTGTTCCAGCCCGTCGTCGCGGTGGAGAGTTTCGCCGTGGCCTGGGCGTTCCTCGCCTTCGGTCTGGTGTGGACGGAGCGCGGGACGCCGTGGTGCGGCGTGGTCCGCGCGACCTCCGACGCGTCGTTCGGCGTGTACCTGATCCACCCGCTGCTGCTGCAGGGCCTGCTCCTCGCGGTCGCCGCCGCCGGCCCCGCGCAGCCGCCGGACGCGGTGCTGCTGCCCGTGCTGGTGCTGGCGGTCGTCCCGCTCGTCTACTCCGTGTCCGGCCTGGTCACCGCACTGGCGCGGCGCACCCCGGCCAGCCTCGCCCTCACCGGGCGGGCCCGGGTGCGCGCACGCGTGCCCGCACCCGCCCTCGTCCCCACAGGAGGAACCCGATGA
- the fahA gene encoding fumarylacetoacetase, translating to MTTIDIPEGSLFGLDNLPYGVFSTPGTQPRVGVRVGDSVVDLAVALGDDVFARPSLNAFMAQGYDRWVEVRARISELVRGEVPAEAVFPVSEVELHLPVEVADYVDFYASEHHAANLGRLFRPDAEPLMPNWKHLPVGYHGRAGTIVVSGTDIVRPCGQRKAPDEDAPSFGESRRLDIEAELGFIVGVPSPLGSGVRTEDFARHVFGAVLVNDWSARDIQAWEYVPLGPNLGKSFATSISPWVVPLLALEAARVPTPEQSPEPLPYLRESSPWGLDIALSVSWNGQEVSRPPYREMYWSPAQMLAHMTVNGASSRTGDLYASGTISGPEKNQRGAFIELTWGGKEPVEVNGEPRTFLLDGDEVAITATAPGSAGRIGFGEVRGRILPATEAKR from the coding sequence GTGACCACGATCGACATCCCCGAGGGGTCGCTGTTCGGGCTGGACAACCTGCCCTACGGCGTGTTCTCCACGCCGGGGACGCAGCCGCGGGTCGGCGTGCGGGTGGGCGATTCCGTGGTCGACCTGGCGGTGGCGCTGGGCGACGACGTGTTCGCGCGGCCGTCGTTGAACGCGTTCATGGCGCAGGGCTACGACCGGTGGGTAGAGGTGCGGGCGCGTATCTCGGAGCTCGTGCGGGGTGAGGTGCCCGCCGAGGCGGTCTTCCCGGTGTCCGAAGTGGAGCTGCACCTGCCCGTCGAGGTCGCGGACTACGTGGACTTCTACGCGTCCGAGCACCACGCGGCCAACCTGGGGCGGCTGTTCCGGCCGGACGCCGAGCCGCTGATGCCGAACTGGAAGCACCTGCCGGTGGGCTACCACGGGCGGGCCGGGACGATCGTGGTGTCCGGCACGGACATCGTGCGGCCGTGCGGGCAGCGCAAGGCGCCGGACGAGGACGCGCCGTCGTTCGGCGAGTCGCGGCGGCTGGACATCGAGGCGGAGCTGGGGTTCATCGTCGGCGTCCCGTCGCCGCTCGGTTCGGGTGTCCGGACGGAGGACTTCGCGCGGCACGTGTTCGGCGCGGTGCTGGTGAACGACTGGTCGGCGCGGGACATCCAGGCCTGGGAATACGTCCCGCTGGGCCCGAACCTCGGCAAGAGCTTCGCGACGTCGATCTCGCCGTGGGTGGTGCCGCTGCTGGCGCTGGAGGCCGCGCGGGTCCCGACGCCGGAGCAGTCGCCGGAGCCGTTGCCGTACCTGCGGGAGTCGTCGCCGTGGGGGCTGGACATCGCGTTGTCGGTGTCGTGGAACGGGCAGGAGGTCAGCCGCCCGCCGTACCGGGAGATGTACTGGTCGCCGGCGCAGATGCTGGCGCACATGACGGTCAACGGGGCGTCGTCGCGCACGGGCGACCTGTACGCGTCCGGCACGATCTCCGGCCCGGAGAAGAACCAGCGCGGCGCGTTCATCGAGCTGACCTGGGGCGGCAAGGAGCCGGTCGAGGTCAACGGCGAGCCGCGAACGTTCCTCCTGGACGGCGACGAGGTGGCGATCACGGCGACCGCCCCGGGATCGGCAGGCCGCATCGGTTTCGGCGAGGTGCGGGGGCGGATCCTGCCGGCCACCGAAGCCAAGCGCTGA
- a CDS encoding glyoxalase: MTFDFFGDQLVCHLSENVPAEAVAYPRHFGVSFARAEDFDRLVRVVEHRKLTVLSGPSLRFEGTAEQHRTLFLVDPSNNVLEFKNYDDPRLQY, from the coding sequence GTGACGTTCGACTTCTTCGGCGACCAGCTCGTGTGCCATCTGTCGGAGAACGTGCCCGCGGAGGCGGTGGCCTACCCGCGGCACTTCGGTGTGAGCTTCGCGCGGGCCGAGGACTTCGACCGGCTGGTGCGGGTCGTCGAGCACCGGAAGCTGACGGTGCTGTCCGGGCCGTCGCTGCGGTTCGAGGGGACGGCCGAGCAGCACCGGACGTTGTTCCTGGTGGATCCATCGAACAACGTGCTGGAGTTCAAGAACTACGACGACCCGCGGTTGCAGTACTGA
- a CDS encoding MarR family winged helix-turn-helix transcriptional regulator, with the protein MADGELDFWSFVELANRRLAEEFGFRHQLATEVLLTLNRASNIVTYDLEASVHRPRGQSWSGFRLLFVTWLAGPLEAKKAAELTGMSRAAVSNLSKTLVADGLLERTPGEHDGRSVLLSLSERGRAEMVEVFREHNEREHEWTSVLTEAEQRILVMLLDKLITNRDQFDVRGRN; encoded by the coding sequence ATGGCGGATGGCGAGCTCGACTTCTGGTCCTTCGTCGAGCTCGCCAACCGCAGGCTCGCCGAGGAGTTCGGCTTCCGGCACCAGCTCGCCACCGAGGTGCTGCTCACGCTGAACCGGGCCTCCAACATCGTCACCTACGACCTGGAGGCCAGCGTCCACCGGCCGCGCGGCCAGTCCTGGTCCGGGTTCCGGCTGCTGTTCGTCACCTGGCTGGCCGGCCCGCTGGAGGCGAAGAAGGCCGCCGAGCTGACCGGCATGAGCCGCGCGGCGGTGTCCAACCTGTCGAAGACCCTGGTGGCCGACGGGCTGCTGGAGCGCACGCCCGGCGAGCACGACGGCCGCTCGGTGCTGCTGTCGCTGTCCGAGCGCGGCCGCGCCGAGATGGTCGAGGTGTTCCGCGAGCACAACGAGCGCGAGCACGAGTGGACCAGCGTGCTCACCGAGGCCGAGCAGCGGATCCTGGTGATGCTGCTGGACAAGCTGATCACCAACCGCGACCAGTTCGACGTGCGTGGCCGCAACTGA
- a CDS encoding ABC transporter permease, with protein MTWVTWRLHRLQLLLGLGLTAAVAVVLVVEHVQATGYLAAHGIEGCQVVDSGRCTAPAMAAFEDEFQSFARNFPMVLLGLPVLLGMFTGAPLFAREFEQGTHILGLTQSVSRFRWWLSKLLVVGTPILLGMFALGLVSAWAFEPLHYVTRGAIMTPGFETQGPVLGAYTVLAFAVGATAGLFFRNTLAAMAATLLVYLVVVVGVANLARPGFAEPAQATASVAATNPVPYDAWRLGAAYYDASGHEVAFEPSACTSADTARSCLENQGVAAQRAAFHPADRFWRFQGIESGIHVVLGGLVLAAGLWRVRRVL; from the coding sequence GTGACCTGGGTGACCTGGCGGCTGCACCGCCTGCAGCTGCTGCTCGGTCTCGGACTGACCGCGGCCGTCGCGGTGGTGCTGGTCGTCGAGCACGTGCAGGCGACCGGTTACCTGGCGGCCCACGGCATCGAGGGGTGCCAGGTGGTCGACAGTGGACGGTGCACCGCCCCGGCGATGGCGGCGTTCGAGGACGAGTTCCAGAGCTTCGCGCGCAACTTCCCGATGGTGCTTCTCGGCCTCCCCGTGCTGCTCGGCATGTTCACCGGCGCTCCGCTGTTCGCGCGCGAATTCGAGCAGGGGACCCACATCCTCGGGCTGACGCAGTCGGTGAGCCGGTTCCGTTGGTGGCTGAGCAAGCTGCTCGTGGTGGGTACGCCGATCCTCCTCGGCATGTTCGCGCTTGGCTTGGTGAGCGCCTGGGCGTTCGAACCGCTGCACTACGTGACTCGCGGTGCGATCATGACACCGGGCTTCGAGACGCAGGGGCCGGTCCTGGGCGCCTACACCGTGCTCGCGTTCGCCGTCGGCGCGACGGCGGGGCTGTTCTTCCGCAACACGCTCGCCGCGATGGCGGCGACACTGCTCGTCTACCTGGTGGTCGTGGTCGGGGTCGCGAACCTGGCCAGGCCGGGCTTCGCCGAGCCCGCCCAGGCCACGGCCTCCGTCGCCGCGACGAACCCCGTCCCGTACGACGCCTGGCGGCTCGGGGCGGCGTACTACGACGCGAGCGGCCACGAGGTCGCGTTCGAACCGTCCGCCTGCACGTCCGCCGACACCGCGCGGAGTTGCCTGGAGAACCAGGGGGTGGCGGCGCAGCGGGCCGCGTTCCACCCCGCCGACCGGTTCTGGCGATTCCAGGGGATCGAGAGCGGGATCCACGTGGTGCTGGGCGGTCTGGTCCTGGCGGCCGGCTTGTGGCGGGTGCGGCGGGTGCTGTGA
- a CDS encoding ABC transporter ATP-binding protein has protein sequence MASSDALTATGLGKRYRRGWALRDCDFSVPHGRISALVGPNGAGKTTLMALATGLLEPTEGQVRVMGRVPDRRGIPADLAFLAQDKPLYRGFTVADMLRAGRALNTTWDQAYAERLLSEAGVPRAARIGTLSGGQRTRVALAMALGRRPRVLMLDEPLADLDPIARDEVMRTLMAEAADTGMTVLLSSHVLSDLENVCDHLLLLADGRTRLCGDVADLLAGHRLLVGPADGDLAPDTVVERRKTARQVTALVRGRGPAPAPGWESHEPTLEELVMAHLRAGSAAAPAREVAA, from the coding sequence ATGGCGAGCAGCGACGCGTTGACGGCGACCGGTCTCGGCAAGCGGTATCGCCGGGGCTGGGCGCTGCGGGACTGCGACTTTTCCGTGCCACACGGCCGGATCAGCGCGCTGGTCGGCCCCAACGGCGCGGGCAAGACGACGTTGATGGCGCTGGCGACCGGCCTGCTCGAACCAACCGAGGGGCAGGTGCGGGTGATGGGTCGCGTGCCGGACAGGCGGGGGATTCCCGCGGACCTGGCGTTCCTCGCCCAGGACAAGCCGTTGTACCGCGGGTTCACGGTGGCGGACATGCTGCGTGCGGGCCGGGCGCTCAACACCACGTGGGACCAGGCCTACGCGGAGCGGCTCCTCTCCGAGGCGGGTGTCCCGCGCGCCGCGCGCATCGGGACCTTGTCGGGGGGCCAGCGCACGCGGGTGGCGCTCGCGATGGCTCTGGGCCGGCGTCCGCGCGTGCTCATGCTCGACGAGCCGCTCGCGGATCTGGACCCGATCGCCCGGGACGAGGTCATGCGGACGCTGATGGCCGAAGCAGCCGACACCGGGATGACCGTGCTGCTCTCCTCGCACGTGCTGTCGGACCTCGAAAACGTGTGCGATCACCTGCTGCTGCTCGCCGACGGGCGGACGCGGCTGTGCGGCGACGTGGCGGACCTGCTCGCCGGGCACCGGCTTCTGGTCGGCCCCGCGGACGGTGACCTCGCCCCGGACACGGTGGTCGAGCGGCGCAAGACGGCACGGCAGGTCACGGCCCTGGTACGGGGACGCGGGCCGGCGCCCGCTCCCGGCTGGGAATCACACGAACCCACGTTGGAGGAACTGGTGATGGCGCACCTGCGGGCGGGCAGCGCCGCGGCACCCGCGCGGGAGGTGGCCGCGTGA
- a CDS encoding GntR family transcriptional regulator, with the protein MIEFRIDRRSGVATYLQLVQQVEQALRLGRLQPGDRLPTAKEVVSSIAINPNTVLKAYRELEREGLVEARRGLGTFVRRSLGHGDAVDGALLRQKLESWIRESRAAGLEREDVEALVKSVLDEHHWT; encoded by the coding sequence GTGATCGAGTTCCGGATCGACCGGCGCAGCGGCGTGGCCACGTACCTGCAGTTGGTGCAGCAGGTCGAACAGGCGTTGCGGCTCGGCCGGCTCCAGCCGGGCGACCGGTTGCCCACCGCCAAGGAGGTGGTGAGCAGCATCGCGATCAACCCGAACACGGTGCTCAAGGCGTACCGCGAACTCGAACGCGAAGGCCTCGTCGAGGCGCGGCGCGGGCTCGGCACCTTCGTCCGGCGTTCGCTCGGGCACGGCGACGCGGTGGACGGCGCCCTGCTGCGCCAGAAGCTGGAGAGCTGGATCCGGGAGTCGCGCGCGGCGGGGCTGGAGCGGGAGGACGTCGAAGCGCTGGTCAAGTCGGTACTCGACGAACACCACTGGACGTGA
- a CDS encoding homogentisate 1,2-dioxygenase gives MAYYRQVGAVPPKRHTQHRTPEGGLYYEELMGEEGFSSDSSLLYHRNIPSAIVDSTVWELPDLTTEANHPLRPRHLKLHELFPGEEWKSNDVVTGRRLVLGNGDVRISYVVAGEASPLYRNSIGDECVYIESGEGVVETVFGVLPFRQGDYVILPRATTHRWVPDGPVRAYAIEANSHITPPKRYLSKYGQLLEHAPYCERDLHGPTEPLLVEGTDVEVLIKHRGSTGIVGTRFVYPQHPFDVVGWDGCLYPYTFNVSDFEPITGRVHQPPPVHQVFEGDNFVVCNFVPRKVDYHPLSIPVPYYHSNVDSDEVMFYCGGDYEARKGSGIGQGSISLHPGGHSHGPQPGAYERSIGVEFFDELAVMVDTFRPLELGEGGRAAEDPNYAWTWAGRGPK, from the coding sequence ATGGCGTACTACCGGCAGGTCGGTGCGGTTCCGCCGAAGCGGCACACGCAGCACCGCACCCCCGAGGGTGGCCTGTACTACGAGGAGCTGATGGGGGAGGAGGGCTTCTCCAGCGATTCGTCGCTGCTCTACCACCGCAACATCCCGTCGGCGATCGTCGACTCGACGGTCTGGGAGCTCCCGGACCTGACCACCGAGGCCAACCACCCGCTCCGGCCGCGGCACCTCAAGCTGCACGAGCTGTTCCCGGGCGAGGAGTGGAAGTCCAACGACGTCGTCACCGGGCGCCGGCTCGTGCTCGGCAACGGCGACGTGCGCATCTCCTACGTCGTGGCGGGCGAGGCCTCCCCGCTGTACCGCAACTCGATCGGCGACGAGTGCGTCTACATCGAGTCCGGTGAGGGCGTCGTCGAGACCGTGTTCGGCGTGCTGCCGTTCCGCCAGGGCGACTACGTGATCCTGCCGCGCGCCACCACCCACCGCTGGGTGCCGGACGGCCCGGTGCGGGCGTACGCGATCGAGGCGAACTCGCACATCACGCCGCCGAAGCGGTACCTGTCGAAGTACGGCCAGCTGCTGGAGCACGCGCCGTACTGCGAGCGCGACCTGCACGGGCCCACCGAGCCGCTGCTGGTCGAGGGCACCGACGTCGAGGTGCTGATCAAGCACCGCGGCAGCACCGGGATCGTCGGCACCCGGTTCGTGTACCCGCAGCACCCGTTCGACGTGGTCGGCTGGGACGGCTGCCTCTACCCGTACACGTTCAACGTCAGCGACTTCGAGCCGATCACCGGCCGCGTGCACCAGCCGCCGCCGGTGCACCAGGTGTTCGAGGGCGACAACTTCGTCGTCTGCAACTTCGTGCCGCGCAAGGTGGACTACCACCCGCTGTCCATCCCGGTGCCGTACTACCACTCCAATGTGGACTCGGACGAGGTCATGTTCTACTGCGGCGGCGACTACGAGGCGCGCAAGGGCTCGGGCATCGGGCAGGGCTCGATCTCGCTGCACCCGGGCGGCCACTCGCACGGCCCGCAGCCGGGCGCCTACGAGCGCAGCATCGGCGTGGAGTTCTTCGACGAGCTGGCGGTCATGGTCGACACGTTCCGCCCGCTGGAGCTGGGTGAGGGCGGCCGCGCGGCCGAGGACCCGAACTACGCGTGGACCTGGGCCGGGCGGGGGCCGAAGTGA
- a CDS encoding MFS transporter, with protein MSETTAAGELGSRTIRKVSKRVLPLVALLYVFNYMDRSNISYAQLGMQHELLITTAVFGTASAIFFLAYVVFEIPSNMIMKKIGARIWLARIAISWGIVTAVTGFVQNIPQLYIARIVLGVAEAGLYPGLLLYLTLWFRPKERGRAIATLAIAQPVAMILGSLTGGLILDHINWFGLSGWRWVFILQGLPAVLVGLVVLAYLPNKPSQARFLSREESEWLETEINKDYAPEQKETFLGQLRVMKDRKVLYMAFANLFAACGLYGFTFFLPQIVKQMDPSYSATNIGFLGVIPWIVGAVGMLLVARNSDRTGERRGHVVAMMLLAAVGLFGTIQFRHTPVAALICLSLVAIGVLGYLAPYWALASRVLSKEHTAVGLAAINSIAALGGFFGPYVIGKNATADDVSVGLYFPIACLVICAVMLSFLKVTKERRGAAAAHEVV; from the coding sequence ATGAGCGAAACCACCGCTGCCGGGGAACTCGGCAGCCGCACGATCCGCAAGGTCAGCAAGAGAGTCCTGCCGCTGGTCGCGCTGCTGTACGTGTTCAACTACATGGACCGGTCGAACATCAGCTACGCCCAGCTGGGCATGCAGCACGAGCTGCTGATCACCACGGCCGTGTTCGGCACCGCGTCGGCGATCTTCTTCCTCGCCTACGTGGTGTTCGAGATCCCCAGCAACATGATCATGAAGAAGATCGGCGCGCGGATCTGGCTCGCGCGCATCGCCATCAGCTGGGGCATCGTCACCGCCGTCACCGGGTTCGTGCAGAACATCCCGCAGCTCTACATCGCGCGGATCGTCCTCGGCGTCGCCGAGGCCGGGCTCTACCCGGGCCTGCTGCTGTACCTGACGCTGTGGTTCCGCCCGAAGGAACGCGGCCGCGCCATCGCGACGCTGGCGATCGCGCAGCCGGTCGCGATGATCCTCGGCAGCCTCACCGGCGGCCTGATCCTCGACCACATCAACTGGTTCGGCCTGTCCGGCTGGCGCTGGGTGTTCATCCTGCAGGGCCTGCCCGCGGTGCTGGTCGGCCTGGTCGTGCTCGCGTATCTGCCGAACAAGCCCAGCCAGGCGCGTTTCCTCTCGCGGGAGGAGAGCGAGTGGCTGGAAACGGAGATCAACAAGGACTACGCGCCGGAGCAGAAGGAGACCTTCCTCGGCCAGCTGCGGGTCATGAAGGACCGCAAGGTGCTCTACATGGCCTTCGCGAACCTGTTCGCCGCGTGCGGCCTGTACGGGTTCACCTTCTTCCTGCCGCAGATCGTCAAGCAGATGGACCCGTCCTACTCAGCGACCAACATCGGTTTCCTCGGCGTGATCCCGTGGATCGTCGGCGCGGTGGGCATGCTGCTGGTGGCCCGCAACTCCGACCGGACGGGGGAGCGGCGCGGGCACGTCGTCGCGATGATGCTGCTGGCCGCGGTCGGCCTGTTCGGCACGATCCAGTTCCGGCACACCCCGGTGGCGGCGCTGATCTGCCTGTCGCTGGTCGCGATCGGCGTGCTCGGCTACCTCGCGCCCTACTGGGCGCTGGCCTCGCGGGTGCTGTCCAAGGAGCACACCGCGGTCGGGCTGGCCGCGATCAACTCGATCGCCGCGCTGGGCGGGTTCTTCGGGCCGTACGTGATCGGCAAGAACGCCACCGCCGACGACGTGTCGGTGGGCCTGTACTTCCCGATCGCGTGCCTGGTCATCTGCGCGGTGATGCTGTCCTTCCTCAAGGTGACGAAGGAACGGCGTGGCGCCGCGGCGGCCCACGAGGTAGTTTAG